In one window of candidate division WOR-3 bacterium DNA:
- a CDS encoding response regulator: MKNVFYLDDDELVSFVISKMLEKLNFKVYSFRNFKDFENSLKKKTPDFILLDITMPDISGLEIYDYIKENFPGLEKRTYFITGNRSLVEGKNFNFIEKPVSLSELEKFLKKVGEL, from the coding sequence ATGAAAAATGTTTTTTACCTTGATGATGACGAATTGGTTTCTTTTGTAATATCAAAGATGCTTGAAAAATTAAATTTTAAGGTTTACAGTTTCAGAAATTTTAAAGATTTTGAAAATTCTTTAAAGAAAAAAACTCCTGATTTCATTTTACTTGATATAACAATGCCAGATATAAGTGGACTTGAAATCTATGATTATATAAAAGAAAATTTTCCAGGACTTGAAAAGAGGACTTATTTTATAACTGGTAACAGAAGTCTGGTAGAAGGAAAAAATTTCAATTTTATTGAAAAACCGGTTTCCTTAAGTGAATTAGAAAAATTTTTGAAAAAAGTAGGAGAACTTTAA
- the uvrA gene encoding excinuclease ABC subunit UvrA, producing MKSEFIKVYGAREHNLKNINVFIPKNKLVVITGISGSGKSSLAFDTLYAEGQRRYLESLSSYARQFIGKIEKPDVDLIEGLSPAIAIEQRKVQKNPRSTVATVTEIYDYLRLLFARIGVPYCPECGIKLSKSTVDEIVDVILKRKNHKVIILGPLVKGRKGEYKNLFERLRKQGWSRVRVNGSIYELNEVPELDKNKKHNIELIIDRLIIKEDARPRIAESIENAFKYGEGRVIVYYLDDEKEEIFSESLKCPKCDYSLPELEPRLFSFNSPYGACKECHGLGFKSEIDSELIINPHISILEGAIRPIGEPYGSLYYKLSNLARRFRTSLDKPWKDLPEDFKKRVLFGDEDYYDFEGIIPFLLRKYEETESGYVLEEIEKYIVKKICPECKGARLNKSALSVKIKDKNIYDLTKSDVKSAKEFFENLDLSERERLIAERIIKEIYARLCFLDDVGLYYLTLDRTMETLSGGEEQRVRLATQIGSGLTGVLYVLDEPSIGLHPRDNEKLLNTLLKLRDLGNTVLVVEHDELTIKLADYIIDLGPGAGEDGGYVVAQGRVEDVMNSPDSVTGKYLKGELKIEIPEKRREPGDNWLILEGARGFNLKNITLKIPLGLFVCITGVSGSGKSTLIIETLYKALRRMLYNSPEIPAPYDSIKGIRNIDKVINIDQSPIGRTPRSNPATYTGLFTPIRELFASLPESKMRGYKPGRFSFNVKGGRCEACEGQGYNIIDMLFLPSVHVPCEVCKGKRYNRETLEIRYKGKNIAEVLDMSVKEAYEFFENIPQIKRKLELLMNVGLSYIKLGQPATTLSGGEAQRIKLAKELSKVATGKTLYILDEPTTGLHLDDIKKLLNVLQLLVDKGNTVIVIEHQLDIIKSADWIIDLGPEGGDKGGYIVVEGPPEKVAMCEESHTGKFLRKILKIEEKVKL from the coding sequence ATGAAAAGTGAATTTATAAAGGTTTACGGTGCTCGGGAACATAATCTAAAAAACATTAATGTGTTTATTCCCAAAAATAAACTTGTTGTAATTACAGGGATTTCAGGATCCGGAAAATCCTCCCTTGCCTTTGATACATTGTATGCAGAAGGTCAGAGAAGATACCTTGAATCCTTATCCTCTTATGCAAGACAGTTTATAGGTAAGATTGAAAAACCAGATGTGGATCTTATAGAGGGCCTCTCACCAGCAATTGCAATAGAGCAAAGAAAGGTTCAAAAGAATCCAAGATCAACTGTAGCCACAGTTACAGAGATATACGATTATCTGAGACTTTTATTTGCAAGGATAGGAGTTCCTTATTGTCCTGAATGTGGAATAAAACTTTCAAAAAGCACAGTTGATGAAATAGTTGATGTTATATTAAAAAGAAAAAATCATAAGGTAATCATACTTGGTCCTCTTGTTAAGGGAAGAAAAGGTGAGTATAAAAATTTGTTTGAGAGATTAAGAAAACAGGGTTGGTCAAGGGTCAGGGTAAATGGTTCTATATACGAATTAAATGAAGTTCCAGAACTTGATAAAAACAAAAAACATAACATTGAACTTATTATCGACAGATTAATTATTAAAGAAGATGCAAGACCAAGAATTGCAGAATCTATAGAGAATGCTTTCAAATACGGTGAAGGAAGGGTAATTGTATATTATTTAGATGATGAAAAAGAAGAAATATTTTCAGAGTCACTCAAATGTCCTAAATGTGATTATTCTCTTCCAGAACTTGAACCAAGATTGTTTTCCTTCAATTCTCCCTATGGAGCCTGTAAGGAGTGTCATGGACTTGGTTTTAAAAGTGAGATAGATTCTGAACTTATAATAAATCCCCATATTTCAATACTTGAAGGTGCGATAAGACCAATAGGTGAACCCTACGGTTCTCTTTATTATAAACTTTCTAATCTTGCCAGAAGATTTAGAACTTCTCTTGATAAACCATGGAAAGATTTACCAGAAGATTTTAAGAAAAGAGTTCTTTTTGGTGATGAAGATTACTATGATTTTGAAGGCATAATTCCCTTTCTTTTAAGGAAATACGAAGAAACAGAATCTGGTTATGTTTTAGAGGAAATTGAAAAGTATATTGTCAAAAAAATATGCCCTGAGTGTAAGGGAGCAAGGTTAAATAAAAGTGCACTTTCTGTAAAAATTAAGGATAAGAATATTTACGATTTAACTAAAAGTGATGTAAAAAGTGCAAAGGAATTTTTTGAGAACTTAGATTTAAGTGAAAGAGAAAGATTGATTGCAGAAAGGATAATAAAGGAAATATATGCAAGGTTATGTTTTCTTGATGATGTTGGACTTTACTATCTTACCCTTGATAGAACAATGGAGACTCTCTCAGGAGGAGAAGAGCAGAGGGTAAGACTTGCTACCCAGATAGGAAGTGGTTTAACAGGTGTTTTATATGTGCTTGATGAACCTTCTATAGGTCTTCACCCAAGGGATAATGAAAAACTTCTAAATACCCTTTTAAAGTTAAGGGATTTAGGTAATACAGTTTTAGTTGTAGAACATGATGAACTCACTATAAAACTTGCTGATTATATAATTGATCTTGGTCCTGGAGCAGGTGAGGATGGGGGTTATGTAGTTGCTCAGGGTAGAGTTGAAGATGTAATGAATTCTCCTGATTCAGTTACTGGAAAATATTTAAAGGGAGAGTTAAAGATAGAAATTCCTGAAAAAAGAAGAGAACCAGGTGATAATTGGTTAATTCTTGAAGGAGCAAGGGGATTTAATTTAAAAAATATCACTTTAAAGATACCTCTTGGACTTTTTGTATGTATAACTGGGGTATCAGGTTCAGGAAAAAGTACGCTTATTATTGAAACTCTTTATAAGGCACTTAGAAGAATGCTCTATAACTCACCTGAAATTCCTGCACCCTATGATTCAATAAAAGGAATAAGAAACATTGATAAGGTTATAAACATTGATCAATCACCCATAGGTAGGACTCCAAGATCAAATCCAGCAACCTATACAGGTCTTTTTACACCAATAAGAGAACTTTTTGCCTCTCTTCCTGAAAGTAAAATGAGAGGATATAAACCGGGTAGATTTTCTTTCAATGTTAAAGGCGGAAGATGCGAAGCCTGTGAAGGACAGGGTTACAATATTATTGATATGCTTTTTTTACCCAGTGTGCATGTTCCCTGTGAAGTTTGTAAAGGAAAAAGATACAATAGAGAAACTCTTGAAATAAGGTATAAAGGGAAAAATATAGCAGAAGTTCTTGATATGTCTGTTAAAGAAGCTTACGAATTTTTTGAAAATATTCCCCAGATCAAAAGAAAACTGGAACTTTTAATGAATGTTGGACTTTCCTATATTAAACTTGGACAACCTGCAACAACTCTTTCAGGAGGGGAGGCTCAGAGAATAAAACTTGCAAAAGAATTATCAAAGGTAGCTACTGGAAAAACTCTTTACATTCTTGATGAACCAACAACCGGACTCCACCTTGATGATATAAAAAAACTTCTCAATGTTTTACAGCTACTTGTTGATAAAGGTAACACTGTAATAGTAATTGAACACCAACTTGATATTATAAAATCAGCTGATTGGATAATTGACCTTGGACCAGAAGGAGGGGATAAAGGCGGCTACATTGTAGTAGAAGGTCCACCCGAAAAAGTCGCAATGTGCGAGGAATCTCACACAGGTAAATTTTTAAGAAAAATTCTAAAAATTGAAGAAAAAGTAAAATTATGA
- the nadC gene encoding carboxylating nicotinate-nucleotide diphosphorylase — protein sequence MKKIYNFIGREELLKIVKNALKEDIGKGDITSKLIFKNNEKARFYLISKNKGILCGTEIFNLVFKVLNKNIKIEWFKNEGEFIKKMEKVAKLEGEIKSILKGERVALNFISHLSGISTQVYNLKKIGGDLIIRDTRKTIPLLRKLQKYAVYVGGGENHRMTLSDGIMIKDNHKKLKGLKEILEIVKEKKLEKNTILEVENIKELKLALQYGIKYIILDNMKIKEIKEALKLKDNNTFLEASGNINFKNIEKFKNLGIDAVSCGFLTHSVKSFDFSLEAEEVING from the coding sequence ATGAAGAAAATTTATAATTTTATTGGAAGAGAAGAACTTTTAAAAATTGTAAAAAATGCATTAAAGGAGGATATAGGAAAAGGAGATATTACAAGTAAATTAATTTTTAAAAATAATGAAAAGGCAAGATTTTATTTGATCTCAAAAAATAAAGGAATACTCTGTGGCACAGAAATTTTTAATCTTGTTTTTAAAGTTTTAAATAAAAATATAAAAATTGAATGGTTTAAAAATGAGGGTGAATTTATAAAAAAGATGGAGAAAGTTGCTAAGTTAGAGGGAGAAATAAAATCAATATTAAAAGGAGAAAGGGTTGCTTTGAATTTTATTTCTCATCTTTCAGGAATTTCAACACAGGTTTATAATTTAAAAAAGATAGGGGGAGATTTAATAATCAGGGATACAAGAAAAACAATTCCGCTTTTAAGAAAACTTCAAAAATATGCAGTTTATGTTGGAGGAGGTGAAAATCACAGAATGACCCTTTCAGATGGCATTATGATAAAGGATAATCATAAAAAATTAAAAGGCTTAAAAGAAATTTTAGAAATTGTAAAAGAAAAAAAACTTGAAAAAAATACAATTTTAGAAGTAGAAAATATAAAAGAATTAAAACTCGCCCTTCAATACGGAATAAAATACATCATCCTTGATAATATGAAAATTAAAGAGATAAAAGAAGCCCTTAAATTAAAAGATAATAATACCTTTCTTGAAGCAAGCGGTAATATAAATTTTAAAAATATTGAAAAATTTAAAAACCTTGGAATAGATGCAGTTTCTTGTGGTTTTTTAACCCATTCTGTTAAAAGTTTTGATTTTTCTCTTGAAGCAGAGGAGGTTATAAATGGATAA
- the nadA gene encoding quinolinate synthase NadA yields the protein MDKETKEKIERILELKEKKNVLILAHNYQIPEIQDIADFVGDSLGLSQRAKEADKPLIVFCGVLFMAETAKILNPDKKVLIPDLEAGCSLVNSITLEELKKWKEKHKDAVVVGYINTSAEVKAECDYICTSSNAVKVIEAIPEDKEILFLPDMFLGFYIQSKTKRKNIHIWPGECHVHAAIRLEDIKKAHSEHKNAELLIHPECGCSTSCMFLVQDGTIKGEILSTSGMIKYAKNSNSQEFVVATEIGILHPLRKSLPNKSFYPVSENAICEYMKKITVDKLLKSLEEEIYEVIVPEEIMEKARKGIERMLSIC from the coding sequence ATGGATAAAGAAACAAAGGAAAAAATTGAAAGGATACTTGAGTTAAAGGAGAAAAAGAATGTTTTGATTCTTGCTCATAATTATCAAATTCCTGAAATTCAGGATATTGCTGATTTTGTTGGAGATTCTTTAGGACTTTCTCAAAGGGCAAAGGAAGCTGATAAACCCTTAATAGTTTTCTGTGGTGTTCTTTTTATGGCAGAAACAGCCAAAATTTTGAATCCTGACAAAAAGGTTCTTATTCCGGATTTAGAGGCAGGTTGCTCACTTGTTAATAGTATAACACTGGAGGAATTAAAAAAATGGAAGGAAAAACATAAAGATGCTGTGGTTGTTGGTTATATAAACACTTCTGCGGAGGTTAAGGCAGAGTGCGATTATATATGTACTTCAAGTAATGCAGTAAAAGTTATTGAGGCAATTCCAGAGGATAAAGAAATTCTCTTTTTGCCTGATATGTTTCTTGGTTTTTATATTCAATCAAAAACTAAAAGAAAAAATATTCATATATGGCCTGGAGAATGTCATGTTCATGCAGCAATTAGGCTTGAGGATATAAAAAAAGCCCATTCTGAACACAAGAATGCGGAACTTTTAATACACCCCGAATGTGGATGTTCAACTTCCTGTATGTTTCTTGTTCAAGACGGAACAATAAAAGGTGAAATTTTATCAACAAGTGGAATGATAAAATATGCAAAAAATTCTAATTCTCAAGAGTTTGTTGTTGCAACAGAAATAGGAATTTTGCACCCTTTAAGAAAATCATTGCCCAATAAAAGTTTTTATCCTGTAAGTGAGAATGCAATTTGTGAATATATGAAAAAAATTACAGTTGATAAATTATTAAAGAGTCTTGAAGAGGAAATATATGAAGTTATTGTTCCAGAAGAAATTATGGAGAAGGCACGAAAGGGTATCGAGAGAATGCTTTCAATATGTTAA